In a genomic window of Erinaceus europaeus chromosome 12, mEriEur2.1, whole genome shotgun sequence:
- the NAGLU gene encoding alpha-N-acetylglucosaminidase, translating into MEVVAVAAALGLLLLAGAQGSVENEVRETEAVRELLARLLGPELAASFSVWVKRALAAASGLDTYRLSGGGAGARVQVLGSTGVAAAAGLHRYLRDFCGCHVAWSGSQLHLPQPLPAVPGELTETTPNRYRYYQNVCTQSYSFVWWDWARWEQEIDWMALNGINLALAWNGQEAIWQRVYLELGLTQSEIDGHFTGPAFLAWARMGNLHSWGGPLPRSWHLKEIYLQHRILDRMRSFGMIPVLPAFAGHVPKALTRVFPRINVTQMGSWGNFNCSYSCSFLLAADDPLFPVIGSLFLRELTKEFGTDHIYGADTFNEMQPPSSEPSYLAAATAAVYQAMTIVDPEAVWLFQGWLFQHQPEFWGPAQVGAVLKAVPRGRLLVLDLFAETKPMYIHTASFQGQPFIWCMLHNFGGNHGLFGALEAVNRGAATARLFPNSTMVGTGMAPEGIGQNEVVYALMAELGWRKEPVADLGTWVSSFATRRYGVSHREAEAAWRLLLRSVYNCSGDTCTGHNRSPLVKRPSLQMVTAVWYNRSDVFEAWRLLLTATPTLATSPAFRYDLLDVTRQAAQELVSLYYWEARAAYLKQELVPLMRAGGILAYELLPALDKVLGSDRRFLLGTWLEQARRAAVSEAEGHFYEQNSRYQLTLWGPTGNILDYANKQLAGLVSDYYTPRWRLFMETLVESLVQGTPFQQRQFDQKVFQLEQAFVLGTQSYTSQPQGDTVGLVKGFFLKYYPRWVGGSL; encoded by the exons ATGGAGGTGGTGGCGGTGGCCGCCGCCCTGGGGCTCCTGCTCCTGGCCGGGGCGCAGGGCTCGGTCGAGAACGAAGTCCGGGAGACAGAGGCGGTGCGGGAGCTACTTGCCCGGCTTCTGGGACCCGAGCTGGCGGCCTCCTTCTCGGTGTGGGTGAAGCGCGCCCTGGCGGCTGCGTCGGGCCTGGACACCTACCGCCTGAGCGGCGGCGGCGCGGGGGCGCGGGTGCAGGTGCTCGGCTCCACCGGCGTGGCCGCCGCTGCGGGGCTGCACCGCTACCTGCGCGACTTCTGCGGCTGCCACGTGGCCTGGTCGGGCTCGCAGCTACACCTGCCGCAGCCGCTGCCCGCGGTGCCGGGGGAGCTGACGGAGACCACGCCCAACAG GTACCGCTATTACCAGAACGTGTGCACGCAGAGCTACTCCTTCGTGTGGTGGGACTGGGCCCGCTGGGAGCAGGAGATTGACTGGATGGCACTGAATGGCATCAACCTGGCACTGGCCTGGAATGGCCAGGAGGCCATCTGGCAGCGG GTGTACCTGGAACTGGGCCTGACCCAGTCAGAGATTGACGGGCACTTTACTGGCCCTGCCTTCCTGGCCTGGGCGCGCATGGGCAATCTGCACAGTTGGGGTGGCCCCCTGCCCCGCTCATGGCACCTCAAGGAGATTTACCTGCAG CACCGGATCCTGGACCGGATGCGTTCCTTTGGCATGATCCCTGTGCTGCCTGCATTCGCCGGACATGTCCCCAAGGCTCTCACCAG GGTGTTCCCTCGGATCAATGTCACCCAGATGGGCAGTTGGGGAAATTTCAACTGTTCCTACTCTTGCTCGTTCCTCCTGGCTGCAGACGACCCTTTATTCCCAGTGATCGGGAGCCTCTTCCTGCGGGAGCTGACCAAAGAGTTTGGCACAGATCATATCTATGGGGCTGACACTTTCAATGAGATGCAGCCCCCCTCCTCAGAGCCCTCCTACCTGGCTGCTGCCACCGCTGCTGTCTACCAAGCCATGACCATAG TGGATCCCGAGGCTGTGTGGCTGTTCCAAGGCTGGCTCTTCCAGCACCAGCCGGAGTTCTGGGGGCCCGCCCAGGTGGGGGCAGTGTTGAAGGCCGTGCCCCGCGGCCGCCTCCTGGTTTTGGACCTATTTGCTGAGACCAAACCCATGTACATCCACACGGCCTCCTTCCAGGGCCAGCCCTTCATCTGGTGCATGCTGCACAACTTCGGGGGCAACCACGGCCTGTTTGGGGCCCTGGAGGCAGTGAACCGTGGTGCCGCAACTGCCCGCCTCTTCCCCAACTCCACCATGGTGGGCACGGGCATGGCTCCTGAGGGCATTGGCCAGAACGAGGTGGTCTACGCCCTCATGGCCGAGCTGGGCTGGCGGAAGGAGCCAGTGGCCGATTTGGGGACCTGGGTGAGCAGCTTTGCTACCAGGAGGTATGGGGTCTCCCATCGGGAAGCAGAAGCGGCTTGGAGACTGCTGCTCCGGAGCGTGTACAACTGCTCAGGGGACACCTGCACGGGGCATAATCGCAGCCCGCTGGTCAAGCGGCCCTCCCTGCAGATGGTTACTGCCGTCTGGTACAACCGATCCGATGTTTTTGAGGCCTGGCGGCTGCTGCTAACAGCTACCCCAACCCTGGCCACCAGCCCAGCCTTCCGCTACGACCTGCTGGATGTCACTCGCCAGGCAGCCCAGGAGCTGGTGAGTTTGTACTACTGGGAGGCGAGAGCTGCCTACCTGAAACAGGAGCTGGTTCCCCTGATGAGAGCAGGAGGCATCCTGGCCTACGAGCTCCTGCCCGCACTGGACAAGGTGCTGGGCAGTGACAGGCGCTTCCTGCTGGGCACCTGGCTGGAGCAGGCCCGCAGGGCAGCAGTCAGTGAGGCTGAGGGCCACTTCTACGAGCAGAACAGCCGCTACCAGCTGACACTGTGGGGCCCAACGGGCAATATCCTAGACTACGCCAACAAGCAGCTGGCAGGCCTGGTGAGTGACTACTATACTCCCCGCTGGCGGCTCTTCATGGAGACCTTGGTGGAGAGCCTGGTGCAAGGCACCCCCTTCCAACAGCGCCAGTTTGACCAGAAAGTCTTCCAGCTGGAGCAGGCCTTTGTCCTTGGCACACAGAGTTATACTAGCCAGCCCCAAGGTGACACTGTAGGCCTGGTCAAGGGATTCTTCCTCAAATATTACCCCCGGTGGGTGGGTGGATCCTTGTGA